A genomic segment from Holophagales bacterium encodes:
- a CDS encoding prepilin-type N-terminal cleavage/methylation domain-containing protein, which translates to MKRNPKGFTLIELLIVVAIIGIIVAIAIPNLLNAIQRAKQRRTMGDIRSASTAVEAYAVDLNRYPPAAGSYDLPFAMGTTTMNVVRGYLSPTYIKSVPLRDGWNSWFRYVTDATGSAYIFASPGKDGVMTVAAVGTPVGATTDFNADIVYSNGSFLQWPEGVQR; encoded by the coding sequence ATGAAAAGGAATCCTAAGGGCTTCACCCTCATCGAACTCCTGATCGTCGTCGCGATCATCGGCATCATCGTCGCCATCGCGATCCCCAACCTGCTGAACGCCATCCAGCGTGCCAAGCAGCGGCGGACGATGGGCGACATCCGGAGCGCTTCGACGGCCGTCGAGGCGTACGCGGTCGACCTGAACCGTTACCCGCCGGCCGCGGGCAGCTACGATCTCCCGTTCGCGATGGGCACGACGACGATGAACGTCGTCAGGGGCTACCTCTCCCCGACCTACATCAAGTCCGTTCCGCTGCGGGACGGCTGGAATTCCTGGTTCCGGTACGTCACGGACGCCACGGGATCCGCCTACATCTTTGCCTCCCCCGGCAAGGACGGTGTGATGACGGTGGCCGCCGTGGGCACCCCCGTCGGTGCGACGACCGACTTCAACGCGGACATCGTCTACAGCAACGGTTCCTTCCTGCAGTGGCCCGAGGGCGTCCAGCGCTAA
- a CDS encoding type II secretion system protein GspG encodes MHERRSTGFTLIEILVVVAILGIVVAISVINYLNAIGRARQRRSMSDMRSLATAIETYATDLNRYPPASAFVMPAGLGLPTLNLANARPYLQPTYIKMVPMVDGWNSWFLYGTTAARSDYALRSAGQGGVPQVTVDFGPTTAFADDIILVNGQFVQWPEGVQR; translated from the coding sequence ATGCACGAGCGCCGTTCCACCGGCTTCACCCTGATAGAGATACTCGTCGTCGTGGCAATACTGGGGATCGTCGTCGCGATCTCCGTCATCAACTACCTGAATGCCATCGGGAGGGCGCGGCAGCGCCGGTCCATGTCGGACATGCGGAGCCTCGCGACAGCAATCGAAACGTACGCGACCGACCTCAACCGCTACCCTCCCGCGAGTGCTTTCGTCATGCCGGCGGGCCTCGGTCTTCCGACCCTGAACCTCGCGAACGCGCGCCCATACCTCCAGCCGACCTACATCAAGATGGTGCCCATGGTGGACGGCTGGAACTCGTGGTTCCTGTACGGGACGACGGCTGCGAGGTCCGACTACGCGCTCCGATCCGCCGGTCAGGGCGGCGTGCCGCAGGTAACCGTCGATTTCGGACCGACGACGGCCTTCGCGGACGACATCATTCTCGTGAACGGACAGTTCGTTCAGTGGCCGGAGGGGGTCCAGAGGTGA
- a CDS encoding carboxylate-amine ligase, with product MRDEEPHTSVVVPSLTLDQSELQKLEGSSFYEERLLFLLIRLRNPRARIVFVTSQPVHPLVLEYYFQLLVGVPASHARSRLTLLCAYDDSPRSLTEKILERPRLIERIRAGIGDPSRAYLTVFNSTPLERKLAVLLGIPLNGVDPALGHLGTKSGSRKVFREAGVPLPEGFEDLRTLHDVEEALLELHRRRPGLRKAVVKLDDSFSGEGNALFRYPDRVDRDSVREAMERFEYAVSWETNADYFARFERMGGIVEEFLDGDHKTSPSVQLRVDPHGAVIPISTHDQVLGGTSGQVFLGCLFPAASEYRLKIQDEAMKIGAVLARKGVMSRLAVDFLATRREGSDEWVTHALEINLRMGGTTHPYLALQFITGGQIDAGTGLFFSPRGIPKYYRATDNLKSEAYRGLLPEDLIEILTINGLHYSHNTESGVLFHLIGALSQYGKIGVTAIGNSREEVEHLYARTLTILDRETAYGR from the coding sequence ATGCGAGACGAGGAGCCCCACACGTCCGTAGTCGTCCCGTCGCTGACGCTCGATCAGAGCGAGCTCCAGAAGCTGGAGGGGTCGAGCTTCTACGAGGAGCGGCTCCTGTTCCTCCTGATCCGTCTCCGGAACCCCCGGGCGCGGATCGTCTTCGTGACCTCCCAGCCCGTCCATCCCCTGGTCCTCGAGTACTACTTCCAGCTCCTGGTCGGAGTTCCGGCGAGCCACGCCCGCTCGCGGTTGACGCTCCTCTGCGCCTACGACGACTCGCCGCGATCCCTCACGGAGAAGATCCTCGAGCGGCCCAGGCTGATCGAGCGGATCCGCGCCGGGATCGGGGACCCGTCGAGGGCCTACCTCACCGTCTTCAATTCCACACCTCTCGAGCGGAAGCTGGCCGTCCTGCTCGGCATCCCGCTGAACGGCGTCGACCCAGCCCTCGGGCACCTCGGGACGAAGTCGGGCAGCCGGAAGGTCTTCCGGGAGGCAGGGGTGCCTCTTCCGGAGGGCTTCGAAGACCTCCGCACGCTCCACGACGTCGAGGAGGCGCTCCTCGAGCTTCACCGCCGCCGCCCGGGCCTGCGCAAGGCCGTCGTCAAGCTCGACGACAGCTTCTCGGGAGAGGGAAACGCGCTCTTCCGCTACCCCGACCGGGTCGACCGCGATTCCGTGAGGGAGGCGATGGAGCGGTTCGAGTACGCCGTGTCGTGGGAGACGAACGCCGACTACTTCGCCCGTTTCGAGCGGATGGGGGGGATCGTCGAGGAGTTCCTCGACGGCGACCACAAGACTTCGCCGAGCGTGCAGCTTCGCGTCGACCCGCACGGGGCCGTCATCCCGATCTCGACCCACGACCAGGTCCTCGGCGGGACGAGCGGCCAGGTCTTCCTCGGCTGCCTCTTCCCCGCCGCGAGCGAGTACCGGCTGAAGATCCAGGACGAGGCGATGAAGATCGGCGCCGTCCTGGCCCGGAAGGGAGTGATGAGCCGCCTCGCCGTCGACTTCCTCGCGACACGCCGGGAAGGCTCGGACGAGTGGGTCACGCACGCTCTCGAGATCAACCTCCGGATGGGAGGGACGACCCATCCCTACCTCGCCCTCCAGTTCATCACGGGCGGACAGATCGACGCCGGGACCGGGCTCTTCTTCTCACCTCGTGGCATTCCGAAGTACTACCGCGCCACCGACAACCTGAAGTCGGAGGCGTACCGCGGCCTCCTCCCGGAGGACCTGATCGAGATCCTGACGATCAACGGCCTCCACTACTCGCACAACACCGAGTCGGGGGTCCTCTTCCACCTCATCGGCGCGCTCTCGCAGTACGGGAAGATCGGCGTCACCGCCATCGGCAACAGCCGCGAAGAGGTCGAGCATCTCTACGCGCGAACGCTGACGATCCTCGACCGGGAGACGGCCTACGGCAGGTAG
- a CDS encoding efflux RND transporter permease subunit, with the protein MIKKIIRFSAENKFLVLALWAVAVLLAFRALRNVPLDAIPDLSDTQVIVLSRWDRSPDILEDQVTYPIVSALLGAPKVKTIRGFSDFGYSFVYVIFEDGTDLYWARSRVLEYLSKIQGSLPQGVKTEIGPDATGVGWVYQYALVDETGQTSLDALRSYQDWFLRYQLQSVPGVAEVATVGGMARQYQVTVDPNRLAAYGISLEAVSDALRKSNDEVGGRLIEISGREYMVRGRGYLKGTADIEKVVVKTDERGTPVTIKDVGSVALGPDLRRGLAELDGKGETVGGIVVMRTGENALHVIERVKARIDEIAPSLPPGVKLVTTYDRSTLIESAIDNLKGKLIEEIVIVSIVILIFLWHIPSALVPILTIPVSVLLAFIPLHLMGITVNIMSLGGIAISIGVLVDGAIVEVENAYKKLQIWNDTGRKGDFHAVRLEALMEVGPSVFFSLLVIAVSFLPIFTLVDQEGRLFTPLAWSKNFAMAIAAVLAITLDPAMRMLFARMDPFRFGFAHGGESALARLVRLPARLVEKAVNAVAVGTYHAEEKHPVSKVLFRLYDPVCRAVLRHPKKVVAVSLLVLVSTVPVYLSLGSEFMPPLHEGTILYMPTTLPGISVTEAAKLLQTQDRVLATFPEVERVFGKAGRAETSTDPAPLSMMETTIILKPEDQWRPKERWFSPWAPDWLSAVLRHVWRDRITYEELIGEMDRALKIPGSTNAWTMPIKGRIDMLSTGIRTPIGVKVFGSDLAEIERIGAEVEAAVKTLPATRSAFAERVAGGYFVDFELKRDALARYGLTAADANMVIMTAIGGDTVTTTVEGRARYSVNVRYPRELREDLSSLSRVLVPTMSGAQVPLGQLADIRLVTGPSMIRNENGLLSGYVYVDFDTSKEDVGRFVEKAKAAVAERVTVPTGYSLVWSGQWENMVRVRERLKVVIPVTLVLIFLLMYANTKSVTKTLIIVLAVPFSVVGAVWYLWLLDYNMSIAVWVGMIALMGLDAETGIFMLLFLDLAHDEAKKKGLLRNLPDLVEAVVHGAVKRIRPKAMTVLSAFFGLLPIMWSTGVGADMMKRIAAPMVGGLVTSFALELLVYPAVYLLWKKRELPGPGKPGEEAAAVA; encoded by the coding sequence GTGATCAAGAAGATCATCCGCTTCTCGGCGGAGAACAAGTTCCTCGTCCTCGCCCTCTGGGCGGTCGCGGTCCTCCTCGCGTTCCGCGCGCTCCGGAACGTCCCGCTCGACGCGATCCCCGACCTCTCCGACACCCAGGTCATCGTCCTCTCGAGGTGGGACCGGAGCCCCGACATCCTCGAGGACCAGGTGACCTACCCGATCGTCAGCGCCCTCCTCGGGGCGCCGAAGGTGAAGACGATCCGGGGCTTCTCCGACTTCGGCTACTCGTTCGTCTACGTCATCTTCGAGGACGGGACCGACCTCTACTGGGCCCGCTCGCGCGTCCTCGAGTACCTCTCCAAGATCCAGGGGAGCCTGCCGCAGGGCGTGAAGACGGAGATCGGCCCCGACGCGACGGGCGTCGGGTGGGTCTACCAGTACGCCCTCGTCGACGAGACGGGGCAGACCTCCCTCGACGCGCTCCGCTCCTACCAGGACTGGTTCCTCCGCTACCAGCTCCAGTCGGTGCCGGGCGTCGCGGAGGTCGCGACCGTCGGCGGGATGGCGCGGCAGTACCAGGTCACCGTCGACCCGAACCGCCTCGCGGCGTACGGCATCTCCCTCGAGGCCGTCTCGGACGCGCTCCGGAAGAGCAACGACGAGGTCGGGGGGCGGCTCATCGAGATCTCCGGCCGCGAGTACATGGTCCGGGGGCGCGGGTACCTCAAGGGGACGGCCGACATCGAGAAGGTCGTCGTGAAGACCGACGAGCGCGGGACGCCGGTGACGATCAAGGACGTCGGCAGCGTCGCCCTCGGGCCCGACCTGCGCCGCGGGCTCGCCGAGCTGGACGGGAAAGGGGAGACCGTCGGCGGCATCGTCGTCATGCGCACCGGCGAGAACGCCCTCCACGTCATCGAGCGGGTCAAGGCGCGGATCGACGAGATCGCCCCGTCGCTCCCGCCCGGCGTGAAGCTCGTGACGACCTACGACCGCTCGACGCTCATCGAGTCGGCGATCGACAACCTGAAGGGGAAGCTGATCGAGGAGATCGTCATCGTCTCGATCGTCATCCTCATCTTCCTCTGGCACATCCCGAGCGCGCTCGTCCCGATCCTGACGATCCCGGTGTCGGTCCTCCTCGCGTTCATCCCGCTCCACCTGATGGGGATCACGGTCAACATCATGTCGCTCGGCGGCATCGCGATCTCGATCGGCGTCCTCGTCGACGGCGCGATCGTCGAGGTGGAGAACGCCTACAAGAAGCTCCAGATCTGGAACGACACGGGACGGAAGGGGGACTTCCACGCCGTCCGCCTCGAGGCGCTGATGGAGGTCGGCCCGTCGGTCTTCTTCTCCCTCCTCGTCATCGCCGTCTCGTTCCTCCCGATCTTCACGCTCGTCGACCAGGAGGGGCGCCTCTTCACGCCGCTCGCCTGGTCGAAGAACTTCGCGATGGCGATCGCGGCCGTCCTCGCCATCACGCTCGACCCGGCGATGCGGATGCTCTTCGCGCGGATGGACCCCTTCCGGTTCGGCTTCGCGCACGGCGGGGAGAGCGCCCTGGCGCGGCTCGTCCGGCTGCCCGCCCGCCTCGTCGAGAAGGCCGTCAACGCGGTCGCCGTCGGGACCTACCACGCCGAGGAGAAGCACCCCGTCTCGAAGGTCCTCTTCCGGCTCTACGACCCGGTCTGCCGGGCCGTGCTCCGCCACCCGAAGAAGGTCGTCGCGGTCTCGCTCCTCGTCCTCGTCTCGACCGTGCCGGTCTACCTCTCCCTCGGGTCGGAGTTCATGCCGCCGCTCCACGAGGGGACGATCCTCTACATGCCGACGACGCTCCCAGGCATCTCCGTCACGGAGGCCGCGAAGCTCCTGCAGACGCAGGACCGGGTCCTCGCGACGTTCCCCGAGGTGGAGCGGGTCTTCGGCAAGGCGGGGCGCGCCGAGACCTCGACCGACCCGGCGCCCCTCTCGATGATGGAGACGACGATCATCCTGAAGCCCGAAGACCAGTGGCGGCCGAAGGAGCGCTGGTTCTCCCCGTGGGCGCCGGACTGGCTGTCGGCGGTCCTCCGGCACGTCTGGCGCGACCGGATCACGTACGAGGAGCTCATCGGCGAGATGGACCGGGCGCTGAAGATCCCGGGCTCGACGAACGCCTGGACGATGCCGATCAAGGGGCGGATCGACATGCTCTCGACGGGGATCCGGACGCCGATCGGCGTGAAGGTCTTCGGCTCGGACCTCGCCGAGATCGAGCGGATCGGCGCCGAGGTCGAGGCGGCGGTGAAGACGCTCCCGGCGACGCGCTCGGCCTTCGCCGAGAGGGTCGCGGGAGGCTACTTCGTCGACTTCGAGCTGAAGCGCGACGCGCTCGCCCGCTACGGCCTCACGGCCGCCGACGCGAACATGGTGATCATGACCGCGATCGGCGGCGACACGGTGACGACGACCGTCGAGGGGCGGGCGCGCTACAGCGTCAACGTCCGCTACCCGCGCGAGCTGCGCGAGGACCTCTCGAGCCTCTCCCGTGTCCTCGTCCCGACGATGTCCGGCGCCCAGGTGCCGCTCGGGCAGCTCGCCGACATCCGCCTCGTGACCGGGCCGTCGATGATCCGCAACGAGAACGGGCTCCTCTCGGGCTACGTCTACGTCGACTTCGACACGTCGAAGGAGGACGTCGGGCGCTTCGTCGAGAAGGCGAAGGCCGCCGTCGCGGAGCGGGTGACGGTCCCGACCGGCTACTCCCTCGTCTGGAGCGGCCAGTGGGAGAACATGGTCCGGGTGCGGGAGCGGCTCAAGGTCGTCATCCCGGTCACCCTCGTCCTGATCTTTCTCCTCATGTACGCGAACACGAAGTCGGTGACGAAGACGCTCATCATCGTCCTGGCCGTCCCGTTCTCGGTCGTCGGCGCGGTCTGGTACCTCTGGCTTCTCGACTACAACATGTCGATCGCGGTCTGGGTCGGGATGATCGCCCTCATGGGCCTCGACGCCGAGACGGGGATCTTCATGCTCCTCTTCCTCGACCTCGCGCACGACGAGGCGAAGAAGAAGGGGCTCCTCCGAAACCTCCCCGACCTCGTAGAGGCGGTCGTCCACGGCGCCGTGAAGCGGATCCGGCCGAAGGCGATGACGGTCCTCTCGGCGTTCTTCGGGCTCCTGCCGATCATGTGGTCGACGGGGGTCGGGGCCGACATGATGAAGCGGATCGCCGCGCCGATGGTGGGCGGCCTCGTCACGTCGTTCGCCCTCGAGCTCCTCGTCTACCCGGCCGTCTACCTGCTCTGGAAGAAGCGGGAGCTGCCGGGGCCGGGAAAGCCCGGAGAGGAGGCCGCCGCGGTGGCGTGA
- a CDS encoding efflux RND transporter periplasmic adaptor subunit — translation MNRTKTTPTRAALLAVLLLTLAVPAVLLVGCGGGKPPASAGAKTYICPMHPEVVKDGKGSCPICGMDLVPKEEAPAAPAAAHETWICPMHPEIVKDRKESCPICGMDLVKKEEEASGGGAGEAGVPGFATVTIDARKRQLLSLKTAKVERGTFGTGIRTVGRVAYDERRVHHVHTRFEAYVEHVTADFTGKFVRKGEVLAHVYSPELFATQQELLLALRAVRALGPSADATAREGAERLLDATRQRLRLWDVAQKDIAALEARGEPLRSFPIYAPTSGYVTARTAFHGMKVMPADTLFDIVDLSSVWVLADVYESELPRVKVGQTGRMTLAYRPGQSWTGKVTYIYPSLDEKTRTAKVRLEFANPARSSSPRCSRTSSSRARRGRR, via the coding sequence ATGAACCGCACGAAGACGACCCCGACTCGCGCCGCGCTCCTCGCGGTCCTGCTCCTCACGCTCGCCGTCCCGGCGGTCCTCCTCGTCGGCTGCGGCGGCGGAAAGCCCCCGGCCTCGGCCGGGGCGAAGACCTACATCTGCCCGATGCACCCGGAGGTCGTGAAGGACGGGAAGGGGAGCTGCCCCATCTGCGGCATGGACCTCGTCCCGAAGGAGGAAGCCCCGGCCGCGCCGGCCGCCGCGCACGAGACCTGGATCTGCCCGATGCACCCGGAGATCGTGAAGGACCGCAAGGAGAGCTGCCCGATCTGCGGCATGGACCTCGTGAAGAAGGAGGAGGAGGCGTCGGGGGGCGGCGCGGGCGAGGCGGGCGTTCCCGGCTTCGCGACCGTGACGATCGACGCCCGCAAGCGCCAGCTCCTCTCGCTGAAGACGGCGAAGGTCGAGCGGGGGACCTTCGGGACCGGGATCCGGACGGTCGGCCGCGTCGCCTACGACGAGCGGCGGGTCCACCACGTCCACACCCGGTTCGAGGCCTACGTCGAGCACGTCACCGCCGACTTCACGGGGAAGTTCGTCCGGAAGGGCGAGGTCCTCGCCCACGTCTACAGCCCCGAGCTCTTCGCCACCCAGCAGGAGCTCCTCCTCGCCCTCCGGGCCGTCCGCGCCCTCGGGCCGTCGGCCGACGCCACGGCGCGCGAGGGGGCCGAACGCCTCCTCGACGCGACCCGCCAGCGCCTCCGTCTCTGGGACGTGGCGCAGAAGGACATCGCGGCCCTCGAGGCGCGCGGCGAGCCGCTCCGGAGCTTCCCGATCTACGCGCCCACCTCCGGCTACGTGACGGCGCGGACCGCGTTTCACGGAATGAAGGTGATGCCGGCCGACACGCTCTTCGACATCGTCGACCTCTCGTCCGTCTGGGTCCTCGCCGACGTCTACGAGTCGGAGCTGCCGCGCGTGAAGGTGGGGCAGACGGGACGGATGACGCTCGCCTACCGCCCGGGGCAGAGCTGGACGGGGAAGGTCACCTACATCTACCCGTCGCTCGACGAGAAGACCCGGACGGCGAAGGTGCGCCTCGAGTTCGCGAACCCCGCGAGGAGCTCAAGCCCGAGATGTTCGCGGACGTCGTCCTCGAGAGCGCGCCGCGGACGGCGCTGA
- a CDS encoding TolC family protein: MSLFRPSLLRTLPGVLAAGLAALPAVAVLPSTVTPGAPGSVEALVAEALEKSPALAAARAEVAAARERVAPAGTLPDPMLSLGYENDGASFSLGQEPMTRLSLMAEQPIPWPGKLRAAAKLAGADADVVEARLARIRLSVEAAVRRAAARLLEARALRDVTRAQGETWERIEAVARNRYAAGMGTQQDVLRAQAERTRLLQQARRDETAERIALAELRRLLLRGPDEPVALSGRLADTVPVAPEAAAERVRAEEESPELALVRRAAARETLAIDLARRDGSPDLVASAGYMNRGSLPLMWAVGLGVSVPLFSSRKQEPRVREAEARLASVKAAESDLRARLLGRTEERLALLDQLAEEARLDRESLLVQDRLAVESALASYGTGNVPFVTVLEAIGTEFSDRRAALARLAGFLSTQADLLDLSLEGPAAMTPFAAPSAPAATSAGGGM, from the coding sequence ATGTCGCTGTTCCGACCGTCCCTTCTCCGGACGCTTCCCGGGGTCCTCGCCGCGGGCCTCGCGGCTCTACCAGCCGTAGCAGTCCTTCCGTCGACCGTCACCCCTGGCGCTCCAGGGAGCGTCGAAGCCCTCGTCGCCGAGGCGCTCGAGAAGAGCCCCGCCCTCGCCGCAGCACGGGCCGAGGTTGCCGCCGCGCGCGAGCGGGTCGCTCCCGCCGGCACGCTGCCTGACCCGATGCTCTCGCTCGGGTACGAGAACGACGGCGCCTCCTTCTCCCTCGGCCAGGAGCCGATGACCCGTCTCTCGCTGATGGCCGAGCAGCCGATTCCGTGGCCGGGAAAGCTGCGCGCCGCGGCGAAGCTGGCCGGGGCGGACGCGGACGTCGTCGAGGCACGCCTCGCCCGTATCCGCCTCTCGGTCGAGGCGGCCGTGCGCAGGGCCGCGGCACGTCTCCTCGAAGCACGCGCGCTGCGGGACGTGACGCGCGCGCAGGGGGAGACCTGGGAGCGCATAGAAGCCGTCGCGCGGAACCGATACGCCGCCGGAATGGGGACGCAGCAGGACGTATTGCGCGCCCAGGCCGAGCGGACGCGACTGCTCCAGCAGGCGCGACGCGACGAAACGGCCGAGAGGATCGCCCTTGCCGAGCTCCGGCGTCTTCTCCTGCGGGGACCGGACGAGCCCGTCGCGCTGTCGGGCCGCCTCGCGGACACCGTACCGGTTGCGCCCGAGGCGGCCGCGGAACGCGTTCGAGCCGAGGAGGAGAGCCCGGAGCTCGCCCTCGTGAGGAGGGCGGCGGCGCGCGAGACGCTCGCGATCGACCTCGCGAGGCGGGACGGCTCTCCCGACCTCGTCGCCTCGGCCGGATACATGAATCGCGGTTCCCTTCCGTTGATGTGGGCCGTGGGGCTCGGCGTTTCCGTTCCGCTCTTCTCCTCGCGAAAGCAGGAGCCGCGCGTTCGCGAGGCCGAGGCGCGGCTCGCCTCCGTGAAGGCGGCCGAAAGCGACCTCAGGGCCCGCCTTCTCGGCAGGACGGAGGAGCGGCTTGCCCTCCTCGACCAGCTCGCCGAGGAAGCCCGTCTCGACAGGGAATCGCTCCTCGTCCAGGACCGGCTCGCGGTCGAATCGGCCCTCGCGAGCTACGGAACGGGCAACGTCCCGTTCGTCACCGTTCTCGAGGCGATCGGTACCGAGTTCTCCGACCGCCGTGCGGCCCTCGCTCGCCTCGCCGGCTTTCTCTCGACGCAGGCCGACCTCCTCGACCTGAGCCTCGAGGGCCCCGCTGCCATGACCCCTTTCGCCGCCCCCTCCGCCCCGGCCGCGACGAGCGCCGGCGGCGGGATGTGA
- a CDS encoding outer membrane beta-barrel protein has product MKRSIPAALLVAAALLAAPGANAVIPEKGSIAVFAGVGPVLPFEGDYDIGFQLEAGGEYYFSKVFGVRATFAYARSGADGGSDATIGGLEASAVYTSRRGDWAPFVLGGFGIHTVDPPGDGPSQKLGAHFGAGTEYFLDRRTALTGQLTGRFVGSAGGRTSSYASVMFGVKYHF; this is encoded by the coding sequence ATGAAGCGATCGATTCCCGCGGCGCTCCTCGTCGCGGCCGCTCTCCTCGCCGCTCCCGGCGCGAACGCCGTCATCCCCGAGAAGGGCTCCATCGCGGTTTTCGCGGGAGTGGGGCCGGTCCTTCCGTTCGAAGGGGACTACGACATCGGGTTTCAGCTCGAGGCGGGAGGCGAATACTACTTTTCGAAGGTCTTCGGTGTCCGGGCGACGTTCGCCTACGCCCGTTCAGGGGCCGACGGCGGGTCGGACGCGACGATCGGCGGACTCGAGGCATCGGCCGTCTACACCTCGCGCCGCGGAGACTGGGCTCCTTTCGTCCTCGGCGGGTTCGGAATCCACACGGTCGATCCTCCGGGCGACGGACCTTCCCAGAAGCTCGGAGCCCACTTCGGCGCGGGAACGGAGTATTTCCTCGACCGCCGCACGGCTCTCACGGGACAGCTTACCGGGCGGTTCGTCGGCAGTGCCGGCGGACGAACCTCCAGTTACGCGAGCGTGATGTTCGGGGTCAAGTATCACTTCTGA
- a CDS encoding DUF4097 family beta strand repeat protein → MSDTFPAIARQTGMNTETTMTPATPRPVSRGWTVLWILLIGTFLLVSLAWPARADRLSATASRTDTFGVPAGVKSLSIDGVSGDVEVTAGPSFSATVDVTVKADGEARAKEILGQTKISFENRSGELSLATLEPGATLSRDGRRTRLHMTGDGGRRWRVEARYRVTLPAGTHLDVSLVNGGVKTSGLDGVQELTTVNGRVLASGVRRDVTLKSVNGSVEGALAALPRDAKIVAETVNGSVTLTLPADAAFGLRASSINGGIRSTFPLPVSGAASGDEDIARVAEDVARVEAEHARAAADRARAKAERNRGGTKGEDDEWDREWEEFGREMASFSREMARFGREISRSVNGSLNRSYEGAVKGGGASVRCSTVNGGVVVLAAGTTESAATSLVPKRPATWAVAPVAPVPPVPPVPPVPPAHAGRGRGHDEGSIVKGDVAGDFSATLPTGDVRLGNVSGRVTVRTSSGDVRVVSAGKGADLSSSGGDVRIDRVEGGLTISTLGGDIIVGDVSGETKLRTMGGDVKLRSAKGPVSVKTAGGDVRLLRVAGSVRAETAGGEVYCEVVSKDGWAVELSTGGGDVTLVLPANFKGDVEVIVRGVDADGDYVVSEFPEISVLTHRSPGVGVVRAEGKLNGGGPKVSISASSGTIHLRKGPPA, encoded by the coding sequence GTGAGCGATACCTTTCCGGCGATCGCCCGTCAGACCGGCATGAACACGGAGACGACGATGACCCCCGCAACCCCCCGACCCGTGTCCCGCGGCTGGACCGTCCTCTGGATCCTCCTGATCGGGACCTTCCTCCTCGTCTCCCTCGCCTGGCCGGCCCGCGCAGACCGGCTCTCGGCGACCGCCAGCCGGACCGACACGTTCGGCGTCCCCGCCGGGGTGAAGTCGCTGTCGATCGATGGTGTCAGCGGCGACGTCGAGGTGACGGCCGGACCCTCGTTCTCGGCGACCGTCGACGTGACCGTCAAGGCGGACGGCGAGGCGCGGGCGAAGGAGATCCTCGGCCAGACGAAGATCTCCTTCGAGAACCGTTCCGGCGAGCTCTCGCTCGCGACGCTCGAGCCGGGGGCCACGCTCTCCCGCGACGGCCGCCGGACGCGGCTGCACATGACGGGCGACGGCGGACGGCGCTGGCGGGTGGAGGCGCGCTACCGCGTGACGCTCCCCGCCGGCACGCACCTCGACGTCTCGCTCGTCAACGGAGGGGTCAAGACCTCCGGGCTGGACGGCGTCCAGGAGCTCACGACGGTGAACGGGCGCGTCCTGGCGTCCGGGGTGAGGCGGGACGTGACGCTGAAGTCGGTGAACGGCTCCGTCGAAGGGGCGCTCGCCGCCCTGCCGCGGGACGCGAAGATCGTCGCGGAGACCGTGAACGGGAGCGTGACGCTGACGCTGCCCGCCGACGCGGCCTTCGGGCTCCGAGCGTCCTCGATCAACGGGGGGATCCGGTCTACCTTCCCGCTGCCGGTGAGCGGCGCGGCCTCGGGGGACGAGGACATCGCCCGGGTGGCCGAGGACGTCGCCCGCGTCGAGGCGGAGCACGCGCGGGCCGCGGCCGACAGGGCGCGCGCGAAGGCCGAGCGCAATCGAGGGGGGACGAAGGGGGAGGACGACGAGTGGGACCGGGAGTGGGAGGAGTTCGGCCGGGAGATGGCGAGCTTCAGCCGGGAGATGGCGCGGTTCGGCCGCGAGATCTCGCGCTCGGTCAACGGAAGCCTGAATCGCTCCTACGAGGGGGCGGTGAAGGGGGGCGGGGCCTCGGTGAGGTGCTCGACGGTGAACGGAGGGGTGGTGGTCCTCGCCGCCGGTACGACGGAGTCCGCTGCCACCTCGCTCGTCCCGAAGCGGCCGGCGACCTGGGCGGTGGCGCCCGTTGCACCGGTTCCTCCGGTGCCGCCCGTTCCGCCGGTCCCGCCCGCTCATGCCGGTCGCGGCCGGGGCCACGACGAGGGATCGATCGTCAAGGGAGACGTGGCAGGCGATTTCAGCGCCACGCTCCCGACCGGCGACGTGAGGCTCGGGAACGTCTCGGGGCGCGTCACGGTGCGGACGAGCTCCGGCGATGTGAGGGTCGTGTCGGCCGGCAAGGGGGCCGACCTCTCCAGCTCGGGCGGGGACGTGAGGATCGACCGCGTCGAGGGAGGGCTCACCATATCGACCCTCGGGGGCGACATCATCGTGGGCGACGTCTCGGGAGAGACGAAGCTCCGGACGATGGGCGGCGACGTGAAGCTCCGCTCTGCCAAGGGGCCCGTTTCGGTGAAGACCGCCGGTGGCGACGTCCGGCTTCTCCGGGTCGCCGGTTCCGTCCGGGCGGAGACGGCTGGGGGAGAGGTCTACTGCGAGGTCGTGTCGAAGGACGGCTGGGCGGTGGAGCTCTCGACGGGAGGCGGCGACGTGACGCTCGTGCTGCCCGCCAACTTCAAGGGTGACGTCGAGGTGATCGTCCGCGGCGTCGACGCCGACGGCGACTACGTCGTCTCGGAGTTCCCGGAGATCTCGGTCCTGACCCATCGGAGTCCCGGGGTCGGCGTCGTGAGGGCCGAGGGGAAGCTGAACGGCGGTGGTCCGAAGGTCTCGATCAGCGCCTCGTCCGGAACGATTCACCTTCGGAAAGGGCCTCCGGCCTGA